In Candidatus Sulfotelmatobacter sp., a genomic segment contains:
- a CDS encoding glycosyltransferase, whose translation MKTLHLTNAWHETSGGIATFYRALIAAANRKGHDIRLVVPAPADRVEEVGEFGRIYHVLAPKAFLNSEYRAIFPSQFLSPGSKLQKILAFESPDLIEISDKYTLNYLGALLRMQLVQTLNYRPLVVGLSQERMDDNVRAYFGSIPFSQKFCSIYMKWFYFPFFDHHIANSEYTAAELRAAARGQLVPRKTWIRSMGVDLAHFSPQRRRPELRRRLLQNLGVAEDAALLLYAGRLAPEKNLQLLFDLMARLACHGQREYRLLVVGDGVDREFWERRCDHDLRGRVQFFGHIADKNVLADIYASSDVFVHPNPREPFGIAPLEAMASGIPLVAPNSGGVVSYANPRNAWTVHADVESFADAVREAVTNRTAAAEKTQRALATANQYRWETVTQSFLELYEQLLRLRADVGQLSGPTSSSAFSSTFSSTPATGFHAALMRGVAATAIAMFRMCSKIASRSHSRRPRLTADPAVRS comes from the coding sequence ATGAAGACTCTGCACCTGACGAATGCGTGGCATGAGACCTCGGGCGGCATCGCTACTTTTTATCGGGCATTGATCGCGGCTGCGAACCGCAAGGGCCACGATATTCGCCTGGTTGTGCCCGCTCCGGCCGACCGGGTCGAAGAGGTGGGCGAGTTCGGCAGGATCTACCATGTTCTCGCTCCCAAGGCCTTTCTGAACTCCGAATACCGCGCTATTTTCCCCTCCCAGTTCCTCTCTCCGGGCAGCAAACTGCAAAAAATTCTGGCCTTCGAATCTCCCGATCTGATCGAAATCTCCGACAAATACACTCTGAACTATCTGGGCGCGTTGCTACGCATGCAGTTGGTACAAACCTTGAACTATCGTCCGCTGGTCGTCGGACTGAGCCAGGAGCGCATGGACGATAACGTTCGCGCCTATTTTGGTTCTATCCCGTTCTCTCAGAAGTTCTGCTCGATCTACATGAAGTGGTTCTACTTCCCTTTCTTCGATCATCACATTGCCAACTCCGAATACACCGCGGCGGAGTTGCGCGCCGCCGCCCGCGGGCAACTGGTGCCCCGGAAAACCTGGATTCGCTCCATGGGCGTGGATCTCGCTCATTTCTCGCCGCAACGGCGGCGACCCGAACTCCGCCGACGGCTCCTACAGAATCTCGGCGTTGCTGAGGACGCAGCTCTTCTTCTCTACGCGGGCCGTCTCGCGCCCGAAAAAAATCTACAACTGCTGTTTGACCTGATGGCTCGCCTCGCATGCCACGGCCAGCGCGAGTATCGGCTGCTCGTCGTCGGTGACGGGGTGGATCGCGAATTTTGGGAACGTCGATGCGACCACGATTTACGCGGCCGGGTTCAGTTCTTCGGACACATCGCGGATAAGAATGTTCTTGCCGATATCTACGCCAGTTCAGATGTTTTCGTTCATCCCAATCCTCGCGAGCCCTTTGGCATTGCCCCTCTCGAGGCAATGGCCTCGGGAATCCCGCTGGTGGCGCCCAATTCCGGCGGCGTAGTTTCTTACGCGAACCCTCGGAACGCATGGACGGTCCATGCCGATGTGGAGAGCTTCGCCGATGCCGTCAGGGAAGCCGTCACCAACCGAACCGCCGCTGCCGAAAAAACTCAACGCGCCTTGGCAACGGCGAATCAGTATCGTTGGGAAACTGTTACGCAGTCGTTCCTCGAGCTGTACGAACAACTGCTGCGCCTGCGCGCTGACGTTGGTCAACTCTCGGGACCCACATCTTCCTCGGCATTTTCTTCGACATTTTCTTCCACCCCCGCGACGGGCTTCCATGCAGCTCTGATGCGCGGGGTTGCAGCCACGGCAATAGCAATGTTCCGCATGTGCTCGAAAATCGCTTCCAGATCGCACTCCCGTCGTCCACGCCTAACCGCAGATCCCGCAGTCCGATCGTAA
- a CDS encoding nuclear transport factor 2 family protein gives MLNRVLVASFCLFFLTISGFPQISAQAAARAKKVAMKKAGPVPDRAYIQKIWDGWSTLDPGNVAQYYATTGPHTFFDIAPLKYNNWEEYSNGVKAVVAGYKSAKFTVNDDLAIHPHGDLAWATATIAEQMTTKAGKVEMGNFRWTGIFENEDGKWVVVHEHVSEPIQ, from the coding sequence ATGCTTAACCGCGTTCTAGTCGCTTCATTCTGTCTTTTTTTCCTGACGATCTCTGGCTTCCCTCAAATTTCAGCACAAGCGGCGGCACGGGCGAAGAAAGTGGCGATGAAGAAGGCCGGGCCTGTTCCCGACCGAGCCTACATCCAGAAAATATGGGATGGATGGTCGACGCTTGACCCTGGCAACGTCGCGCAGTATTACGCCACCACTGGCCCGCACACGTTCTTCGATATTGCTCCGCTGAAATATAACAACTGGGAGGAATACTCGAATGGCGTGAAGGCGGTTGTGGCCGGATATAAGAGCGCAAAGTTTACGGTGAACGATGATCTGGCGATTCATCCGCATGGCGATCTCGCCTGGGCGACGGCCACGATTGCGGAACAGATGACCACGAAGGCGGGCAAAGTCGAGATGGGCAATTTTCGCTGGACGGGGATTTTCGAGAACGAGGACGGCAAGTGGGTGGTCGTGCATGAGCACGTGTCGGAGCCGATTCAGTAG
- the rplU gene encoding 50S ribosomal protein L21 has protein sequence MYAVIRAGGKQYRVAPGDVIRVEKLGTGANGDGSVEFSDVLAVSGDDGQVGKQADARVVGEVVEEGRGAKILVFHYKRKKQYKKLRGHRQSYTAVRISEIAFGGQSFKASELPKKEPKIRKIRAAEPEEAHDAEPKAKKSSAKKKAAPKKAAKKTAKKK, from the coding sequence ATGTACGCGGTTATCCGCGCCGGTGGAAAGCAGTACCGGGTGGCGCCCGGAGACGTAATTCGAGTCGAAAAACTTGGCACCGGCGCTAACGGTGACGGTTCGGTGGAATTCTCCGACGTGCTGGCAGTTTCCGGCGACGATGGACAAGTAGGCAAGCAGGCCGACGCCCGCGTGGTCGGCGAAGTCGTCGAAGAAGGCCGCGGCGCCAAGATCCTGGTCTTCCATTACAAGCGCAAGAAACAATACAAGAAACTCCGCGGCCACCGTCAGTCCTACACAGCCGTACGGATTTCGGAAATCGCCTTCGGCGGCCAGAGCTTCAAAGCTTCCGAATTGCCGAAAAAGGAACCAAAGATAAGGAAAATCCGGGCAGCCGAGCCGGAAGAAGCGCACGACGCGGAGCCGAAAGCGAAAAAAAGTTCGGCCAAGAAAAAAGCCGCACCCAAAAAGGCGGCCAAGAAAACCGCAAAGAAAAAGTAA
- the rpmA gene encoding 50S ribosomal protein L27 encodes MAHKKGQGTSRNGRDSNAQRLGFKAFGGQIVPGGTIIVRQRGTRVKPGLNVGRGKDDTLFAKITGRIKFLNKGQMGKFVMVEPVEIQ; translated from the coding sequence ATGGCACACAAAAAAGGACAAGGCACTTCACGAAACGGCCGCGACTCCAACGCGCAGCGGCTTGGCTTTAAAGCATTCGGCGGACAGATCGTCCCCGGCGGCACCATCATCGTGCGCCAGCGCGGCACGCGCGTAAAGCCCGGCCTCAATGTCGGCCGCGGCAAAGACGACACCCTCTTCGCCAAGATCACCGGACGCATCAAGTTCCTCAACAAAGGACAGATGGGCAAGTTCGTGATGGTCGAACCGGTAGAGATCCAGTAA
- the obgE gene encoding GTPase ObgE, which yields MFIDEAKIRVKAGDGGNGCMAFRREKFVPRGGPSGGDGGKGGDIVMESSERHNTLVHFRFNPEHTAQRGRHGEGSNKTGREGEGIVLKVPVGTIVYDDETGEKLFEFSQPDQNFVIARGGRGGRGNARFATSVHQAPREHEEGRPGEEHTYRLELKLLADVGLVGYPNVGKSTLISRISAARPKIADYPFTTLEPNLGVVAVGDARNEISFVVADIPGLIEGAHEGAGLGTQFLRHIERTRLLVHLVDVSDSSGRPDVTKDVEVILGELGSFGAHLDEKPMIMAASKIDAVNKDKLAALKRYCQKRKLKLYEISAVTGKGMEDLKYAMAGAVQELREKALKLAEQEDS from the coding sequence ATGTTCATCGACGAGGCAAAAATCCGAGTCAAGGCGGGCGACGGCGGCAACGGTTGCATGGCCTTCCGCCGCGAGAAGTTCGTGCCCCGCGGCGGACCCTCCGGCGGCGACGGCGGCAAGGGCGGCGACATCGTCATGGAATCCAGCGAGCGTCACAACACGCTCGTGCATTTTCGCTTCAACCCCGAGCACACCGCTCAGCGCGGACGTCACGGCGAAGGTTCCAACAAAACCGGCCGCGAGGGCGAGGGCATCGTCCTGAAAGTCCCGGTCGGCACCATCGTCTATGACGACGAAACCGGAGAAAAGCTTTTCGAGTTCTCCCAACCCGACCAGAACTTCGTAATCGCCCGCGGCGGACGCGGTGGCCGCGGCAACGCCCGCTTCGCCACATCGGTACATCAGGCGCCGCGCGAACATGAAGAGGGTCGTCCCGGCGAGGAACACACCTATCGCCTGGAATTGAAACTCCTCGCGGATGTCGGCCTGGTCGGCTATCCCAACGTCGGCAAGTCCACACTGATCTCCCGCATCTCCGCCGCGCGCCCCAAGATCGCCGACTATCCTTTCACCACCCTCGAGCCGAACCTTGGCGTAGTCGCCGTGGGCGACGCAAGAAATGAAATCAGTTTTGTGGTCGCCGATATTCCCGGATTAATCGAGGGCGCTCACGAAGGCGCCGGACTCGGCACGCAGTTCCTGCGCCACATCGAGCGCACGCGCCTGCTCGTCCATCTGGTCGACGTTTCCGACTCCAGCGGCCGCCCCGACGTCACCAAAGACGTCGAAGTAATCCTCGGCGAACTCGGCAGCTTCGGCGCTCATCTCGACGAGAAGCCGATGATCATGGCCGCCTCAAAAATCGACGCCGTAAACAAGGACAAGCTCGCCGCCCTGAAACGCTATTGCCAGAAAAGGAAGCTGAAGCTTTATGAGATTTCGGCCGTAACAGGCAAAGGAATGGAAGACCTGAAATACGCGATGGCCGGAGCGGTTCAAGAACTTCGCGAGAAAGCCTTGAAGCTGGCCGAGCAAGAAGATTCGTAA
- a CDS encoding ATP-binding protein codes for MRVTLPLLRIPPARAPILRYGVAVLSTALALIPTVMLADVSESRLALFGVAVMVSAWYGGWKPGLVATSFALTVGAYFSLAGRHTPEQLRTAILRLSLFFFVAMLICWLNAALRASQENLRLSELNFRSLVTNAPYGICRCDSAGKILDANPAFLDMLGTSSDELIGQHIFGLYAEQEKWFDLADYLRSSAPFKGLTAEWKRGDNTTTVVRVSGRSVANGKEGVVFELFAEDVTERRVLEDQLRQSQKMEAVGRLAGGIAHDFNNLLMVISGYSEFLLERLGAEPNLRGPAQEIASAAERASSLTRQLLAFSRKQMLAPRVVNLNDVATENIKMLTRMIGEDIDLVMVPGQGLWPVRADAGQIEQVIMNLAVNARDAMPSGGKLTIETSNITLDDEYARYHAPLRAGEYVVVAISDTGAGMDTETQSHIFEPFFTTKGTKGTGLGLSTVYGIVKQSGGYIWVSSEVGRGTTFKIYLPRVAATGEAAAPVAAAPIEERKVEPGTETILLVEDEANLRYLARQYLEKQGYKVIEAADGAVAMQIAVAHEKTIHLLLTDVIMPGMNGRELAQRISEIRPNMKVLYMSGYTENVIGHNGIMDAGIRLLQKPFNLRDLKSIVREVLDATPTSPEVAMGMQSTAPQDSSRARRIPPARAERFQLHLPLRYRRLGENEWHVGKTENISRSGLLFEADEVLQPSAQVEINLVLPAEIAGLSATEVVCRGEVVRTVEHRGETVSPALAARILQYHFQHGPLPRA; via the coding sequence ATGCGAGTAACCCTCCCCCTACTTCGCATCCCGCCGGCACGCGCTCCCATTCTGCGATATGGGGTGGCCGTTCTGAGTACGGCTCTGGCGCTGATTCCCACGGTCATGCTCGCCGACGTGTCGGAGAGCCGGCTCGCGCTGTTTGGCGTGGCAGTGATGGTGAGCGCATGGTATGGGGGATGGAAGCCGGGACTGGTCGCCACTTCATTCGCGCTGACGGTGGGGGCCTATTTTTCGCTCGCGGGACGACATACGCCGGAGCAGTTGCGGACTGCCATCCTGCGGCTCTCGCTGTTCTTTTTTGTGGCGATGCTCATCTGCTGGCTGAATGCGGCCTTGCGCGCCTCCCAGGAGAACTTACGGCTGTCGGAGCTGAACTTCCGGTCGCTGGTCACTAACGCGCCCTACGGGATTTGCCGGTGCGACTCCGCCGGCAAGATTCTCGATGCGAATCCTGCCTTTCTTGACATGCTCGGGACTTCCTCTGACGAATTGATCGGGCAGCACATTTTTGGGCTGTATGCGGAACAGGAAAAATGGTTCGACCTTGCGGATTATCTGCGCTCTTCAGCGCCTTTCAAGGGACTGACGGCGGAATGGAAGCGCGGGGATAACACTACGACCGTGGTTCGCGTCTCCGGGCGTTCGGTGGCGAATGGCAAAGAAGGCGTGGTGTTCGAATTGTTTGCCGAAGACGTGACCGAGCGGCGGGTGCTGGAGGACCAACTGCGGCAATCGCAAAAAATGGAAGCAGTGGGCCGGCTGGCGGGCGGCATTGCGCATGACTTCAACAATCTGCTGATGGTGATTTCCGGTTATTCGGAATTTTTGCTGGAGCGGTTGGGAGCGGAACCGAACCTGCGCGGTCCGGCGCAGGAAATTGCCAGCGCGGCGGAACGGGCGTCGTCGCTCACCCGGCAACTGCTGGCCTTCAGCCGCAAGCAGATGCTCGCGCCACGGGTAGTGAATCTGAACGACGTCGCGACGGAAAATATAAAAATGCTGACGCGCATGATCGGCGAAGACATTGATCTCGTCATGGTGCCGGGACAAGGATTGTGGCCGGTGCGCGCCGACGCGGGACAGATCGAACAAGTCATCATGAACCTGGCGGTCAATGCGCGCGATGCGATGCCTTCGGGGGGGAAACTGACGATCGAGACCTCGAACATCACGCTGGATGACGAGTACGCGCGCTATCACGCACCGTTGCGGGCCGGGGAGTACGTTGTGGTCGCCATCAGCGACACCGGCGCCGGCATGGATACCGAAACCCAGTCTCACATCTTCGAACCTTTTTTCACCACGAAGGGAACGAAGGGAACGGGTCTTGGGCTGTCGACGGTGTATGGCATCGTCAAGCAGAGTGGAGGATATATCTGGGTGTCGAGCGAGGTAGGGCGAGGGACGACGTTCAAGATTTATTTGCCGCGCGTGGCGGCGACGGGCGAAGCGGCAGCCCCTGTGGCCGCGGCGCCGATCGAGGAGCGCAAAGTGGAACCGGGGACGGAGACGATCCTGCTGGTGGAAGATGAGGCTAACCTGCGCTACCTGGCGCGGCAATATCTGGAGAAGCAGGGATACAAAGTGATTGAGGCAGCCGATGGAGCGGTCGCGATGCAGATTGCGGTCGCGCATGAGAAGACGATTCATCTGCTGCTGACCGATGTGATTATGCCGGGCATGAATGGGCGAGAACTGGCGCAACGTATTTCTGAAATTCGGCCGAACATGAAAGTGCTGTACATGTCCGGCTACACGGAAAATGTGATCGGACACAACGGCATCATGGACGCGGGGATACGCCTGCTCCAGAAGCCCTTCAACCTTCGCGACCTGAAAAGCATAGTGCGCGAAGTGCTCGATGCTACTCCAACTAGTCCGGAGGTCGCCATGGGAATGCAATCCACAGCCCCCCAAGACAGTTCGCGTGCCCGGAGAATTCCGCCGGCGCGTGCGGAAAGATTTCAACTGCACCTGCCGCTGCGTTATCGCCGACTGGGCGAGAACGAGTGGCATGTGGGAAAAACGGAAAATATCAGCCGGTCGGGATTGTTGTTTGAAGCCGATGAAGTGTTGCAGCCGAGCGCGCAGGTGGAGATCAATCTGGTGCTGCCGGCGGAAATTGCGGGGCTATCGGCGACGGAAGTGGTGTGCCGGGGAGAAGTGGTAAGAACGGTTGAGCACCGGGGAGAGACGGTGAGTCCGGCGCTGGCGGCGCGGATTCTGCAGTATCACTTTCAGCATGGGCCGCTGCCGCGGGCGTGA
- the nadD gene encoding nicotinate (nicotinamide) nucleotide adenylyltransferase encodes MNIGLFGGTFDPVHRGHLALARAALEHCKLHRIHFVPANVPPHKQSQPLSPFVHRFAMLALATAPEKSFIPSLLEAPEENVEPVRNNPRKARELRPNYTIDTIRRLKQSCKGADKLFLLIGMDAFADIAQWRQSEAIFRECEFVVASRPGYSLADVANALPEKLRPRAEVTRPFHKQAAAGDLVLPGVTIHLLPDLRQPASATAIREAAAAGKSLARFVDPPIAEYIKKMGLYK; translated from the coding sequence ATGAACATCGGACTCTTCGGCGGCACCTTCGACCCCGTGCATCGCGGACATCTCGCCCTTGCCCGCGCCGCACTCGAGCACTGCAAGCTGCACCGCATTCATTTCGTCCCCGCCAACGTCCCGCCCCACAAACAAAGCCAGCCGCTCTCGCCCTTCGTCCACCGTTTCGCCATGCTCGCTCTTGCCACCGCGCCGGAAAAATCCTTCATACCGTCGCTGCTGGAAGCTCCCGAAGAAAATGTAGAGCCGGTCCGAAATAATCCTCGCAAAGCGCGCGAGCTCAGGCCTAACTACACCATCGACACCATCCGCCGCCTGAAACAGTCGTGCAAGGGCGCCGACAAACTTTTCTTACTAATCGGCATGGACGCCTTCGCCGACATCGCGCAATGGCGCCAGTCGGAGGCAATATTCCGCGAATGCGAATTCGTCGTCGCCAGCCGTCCCGGCTATTCCCTCGCCGACGTAGCCAACGCTTTGCCCGAAAAACTCCGCCCTCGCGCCGAAGTGACTCGCCCATTCCACAAGCAGGCCGCCGCCGGAGACCTTGTGCTCCCCGGCGTGACTATCCACCTGCTCCCGGATCTGCGCCAGCCCGCCTCAGCCACCGCGATCCGCGAAGCCGCCGCCGCCGGCAAATCGCTCGCTCGTTTCGTCGACCCACCCATCGCCGAATACATCAAGAAGATGGGCTTGTATAAATAG
- the araD gene encoding L-ribulose-5-phosphate 4-epimerase AraD — protein MLLKTLREEVLEANLELVRRGLVLYTFGNASGIDRGEGLVAIKPSGVPYEELTPLHMVIADLSGKIVDGNLRPSSDLATHLELYKNFPSIGGVAHTHSEYATAWAQAETPIPCFGTTHADSFHGPIPVTERLSSKAIEGDYELETGAAICRTFEKLDPSSIPAVLVAGHAPFCWGATAAEAAHHAVILEYVARLASHTLSINAQSRPLARDLHDKHFLRKHGRNAYYGQVKP, from the coding sequence ATGCTGCTCAAGACACTCCGCGAAGAGGTCCTGGAAGCGAATCTCGAATTGGTTCGCCGCGGTCTGGTGCTATATACGTTCGGCAATGCCAGTGGCATCGATCGCGGTGAAGGCCTCGTCGCCATCAAGCCCAGCGGCGTCCCCTATGAAGAGCTCACGCCGCTGCACATGGTTATCGCCGATCTCTCCGGCAAAATCGTCGACGGCAATCTGCGGCCATCTTCAGATCTGGCCACGCACCTGGAGTTGTACAAAAACTTCCCCAGCATCGGCGGCGTCGCCCACACTCACTCCGAATACGCCACCGCCTGGGCCCAGGCCGAGACGCCGATCCCATGCTTCGGTACCACCCACGCCGATTCCTTTCACGGTCCCATACCCGTCACCGAGCGCTTGAGTTCCAAAGCGATCGAGGGCGACTACGAACTCGAAACCGGCGCGGCCATCTGCCGCACATTCGAAAAACTCGACCCCAGCTCAATCCCCGCCGTCCTCGTCGCCGGTCACGCTCCCTTCTGCTGGGGAGCAACCGCCGCCGAGGCCGCGCACCATGCGGTCATTCTCGAATATGTGGCCCGCCTGGCCAGCCACACGCTCTCCATCAACGCTCAATCCCGGCCGCTGGCGCGCGACTTGCACGATAAACATTTTCTGCGCAAACACGGCCGCAACGCCTACTACGGACAGGTAAAACCCTAA
- a CDS encoding sodium:solute symporter family protein, with translation MNPALLVLSTAPTLVHLSPVDLVIIVFYFALVLAIGLYLKEQANTGEDFFMAGREMTAWVAGLAFLSANLGSLELMGWAGNSYKYGILAAHWYWIGAIPAMLFLALVMMPFYHICKTHSVPGYLKLRFGPGAQAISSISFAFMTVLMSGINMYAMAVVMRVVLGWNMNTSILVSSITVAIYVALGGLRSAIFNEVLQFFLIWAGALLIPILGLIEAGGWSGMKAKILQNLTEQQVANPGSYTHAWSTLGNFADNPMGINWVGIVFGLGMVISMGYWTTDFLVVQRVLAAKDLRSAKLAPIIGAAFKMMVPFIVILPGLLGLALLRDPHTGSLLRLVPADLAWSDAGQAQGLHGYDEVLPLMLARYCGPGLLGLGITALIAGFMSGMAGNVSAFTTVWTYDIYGALINKNATDESKVRMGRWVTIIGVVVSIFTAYLVMHAQSIMDYVQSLFSFFIAPLFGTVILGMLWKRATPAGGWSGLLAGTLSSVGMYAWVKVNPDAVRYVALSSQAQDQAQNMFRALWCWLICVIVTVVVSLLTRPKPDAELTDLVYGLTPIPHEETVSIFQRPAFWGAVVAIVFIILQIIFW, from the coding sequence ATGAATCCTGCTCTGCTGGTGCTGAGTACCGCTCCCACGCTGGTGCATCTGTCGCCCGTCGATCTGGTTATCATCGTTTTCTATTTCGCCCTCGTGCTGGCGATCGGCCTATACCTGAAAGAACAAGCCAATACCGGAGAAGATTTCTTTATGGCAGGCCGCGAAATGACGGCCTGGGTCGCCGGCCTCGCCTTCCTTTCGGCCAATCTGGGCTCACTCGAACTAATGGGGTGGGCCGGCAACTCTTACAAATACGGCATCCTCGCCGCGCACTGGTACTGGATCGGCGCCATCCCCGCCATGCTTTTTCTCGCGCTGGTGATGATGCCCTTCTACCACATCTGCAAAACCCACTCCGTCCCCGGCTACCTCAAACTGCGCTTCGGCCCCGGCGCTCAGGCCATCTCGTCCATTTCCTTCGCCTTCATGACCGTTTTGATGAGCGGCATCAACATGTATGCCATGGCCGTGGTGATGCGCGTAGTCCTCGGCTGGAATATGAACACCAGCATCCTGGTGTCTTCTATCACCGTGGCAATCTATGTAGCGCTGGGCGGCTTGCGCTCCGCCATCTTCAATGAAGTCCTTCAGTTTTTCCTGATCTGGGCCGGAGCCTTGCTGATCCCAATCCTCGGATTGATCGAAGCCGGCGGCTGGAGCGGGATGAAAGCCAAGATTCTCCAGAACCTTACCGAGCAACAAGTCGCCAATCCCGGTTCCTACACCCACGCCTGGTCCACTCTCGGCAACTTCGCCGACAATCCCATGGGCATCAACTGGGTCGGAATTGTCTTTGGCCTCGGCATGGTGATTTCGATGGGATACTGGACCACCGACTTCCTGGTCGTGCAGCGAGTGCTCGCGGCGAAAGATCTGCGCTCGGCCAAACTCGCGCCCATCATCGGCGCGGCATTCAAGATGATGGTTCCCTTCATCGTGATCCTCCCCGGCCTGCTCGGTCTGGCTCTGTTGCGCGATCCGCACACTGGCAGCCTCCTGCGGCTCGTGCCCGCCGACCTTGCATGGTCCGATGCTGGGCAGGCGCAGGGCTTGCACGGTTATGACGAAGTTCTGCCGCTGATGCTGGCCCGCTATTGCGGCCCCGGCCTGCTCGGCCTCGGCATCACCGCCTTGATTGCCGGATTTATGTCCGGCATGGCGGGCAATGTCAGCGCCTTCACCACGGTTTGGACTTATGACATCTACGGCGCTCTCATCAACAAGAATGCAACCGACGAATCCAAAGTCAGGATGGGCCGCTGGGTCACAATTATCGGCGTGGTCGTCAGCATTTTCACAGCCTACCTGGTGATGCACGCGCAAAGCATCATGGACTACGTGCAGTCTCTCTTCAGCTTCTTCATCGCTCCTTTGTTCGGCACGGTAATCCTCGGCATGCTCTGGAAGCGCGCCACTCCCGCCGGGGGATGGAGCGGGCTCTTAGCCGGAACGTTGTCTTCGGTCGGCATGTACGCCTGGGTGAAAGTAAATCCCGATGCAGTGCGCTACGTTGCATTGTCGTCTCAGGCGCAGGATCAAGCACAAAACATGTTTCGCGCGTTATGGTGCTGGCTCATTTGCGTGATCGTGACGGTGGTCGTGAGTCTGCTGACCAGGCCCAAGCCTGACGCGGAGTTGACCGATCTCGTCTACGGCCTCACGCCCATCCCGCACGAAGAAACAGTTTCGATCTTCCAGCGGCCCGCATTCTGGGGAGCCGTGGTAGCGATCGTATTTATCATTCTGCAAATTATTTTCTGGTAG
- a CDS encoding L-fucose/L-arabinose isomerase family protein, with the protein MPDKKMTMGLIVGNRGFFPDQLAKSGREEMIQALAKAGMDCVVLGPEDSKHGAVETHEEAKRCAALFQKNRDRLDGVIVSLPNFGDERAIADTMRLSKLDVPVLVQATPDDAANMTILHRRDSFCGKMSACNNLRQYGIPYSLTRLHTVSPGSQDFQNDLAWFAAVCRVANGMRNLRVGSIGARPTAFNTVRYSEKLLEAHGISTETLDLSEVFGRIAKLKDDQAGVQAKLADIRKYVTTGGVPDAALIKMAKLGYVIDDWMKSTDVKVSAVQCWTSMEEYFGVVPCTIMSMMSNNLLPAACEVDVCGTLSMHALALASQTPSALLDWNNNYGDDPNKAVCFHCSNLPKHFFQDVRMDFQEIIAGTVGKENTFGTVVGRVKPGAMSFARFSTDDTSGVIRGYVGEGSFTSDALNTFGGVGVVQIADLQKLLHYICENGFEHHVAANFSTTAAAVHEASIRYLGYQMHWHGN; encoded by the coding sequence ATGCCAGACAAAAAAATGACCATGGGCCTCATCGTCGGGAACCGCGGATTCTTTCCCGATCAACTCGCCAAATCCGGCCGCGAAGAAATGATCCAGGCGCTCGCCAAGGCCGGCATGGACTGCGTCGTCCTGGGCCCGGAAGACAGCAAACACGGCGCAGTCGAAACCCACGAAGAAGCAAAAAGATGCGCCGCTTTATTCCAGAAAAATCGCGACCGCCTCGACGGCGTAATCGTCTCGCTGCCCAACTTCGGCGACGAACGCGCCATCGCCGACACCATGCGCCTCTCGAAGCTCGACGTCCCCGTGCTGGTGCAGGCCACGCCCGACGACGCGGCTAACATGACTATCCTGCATCGCCGCGACAGCTTCTGCGGAAAAATGTCGGCCTGCAACAACCTGCGCCAATACGGCATTCCCTATTCGCTTACGCGCCTGCACACAGTGAGTCCCGGGTCGCAGGATTTTCAAAACGACCTGGCTTGGTTCGCCGCCGTCTGCCGCGTAGCCAATGGCATGCGCAACCTGCGCGTCGGCAGCATCGGCGCGCGGCCCACTGCGTTCAATACGGTCCGTTATAGCGAAAAACTTCTGGAAGCCCACGGCATCTCCACCGAAACCCTCGACCTCTCGGAGGTTTTTGGCCGCATCGCGAAATTAAAAGATGATCAGGCCGGAGTGCAAGCCAAGCTCGCCGACATCCGCAAATACGTCACCACCGGCGGCGTTCCCGACGCGGCGCTCATCAAAATGGCGAAGCTGGGCTACGTCATCGATGACTGGATGAAGTCGACCGACGTCAAAGTCAGCGCCGTGCAATGCTGGACGTCCATGGAAGAATATTTCGGCGTCGTCCCCTGCACCATCATGAGCATGATGAGCAACAACCTGCTGCCCGCGGCCTGCGAAGTCGACGTCTGCGGCACGCTGAGCATGCACGCGCTCGCGTTGGCCTCGCAAACCCCCAGCGCCCTGCTCGACTGGAACAACAATTACGGCGACGATCCCAACAAAGCCGTCTGCTTCCATTGCAGCAACCTGCCTAAACATTTCTTTCAGGACGTGCGCATGGATTTCCAGGAGATCATCGCCGGCACCGTGGGAAAAGAAAACACATTCGGCACAGTCGTCGGCCGCGTGAAACCCGGTGCGATGAGCTTCGCGAGATTCTCCACCGACGACACGTCGGGCGTGATTCGCGGCTACGTTGGCGAAGGCTCGTTCACCAGCGACGCGCTGAACACATTCGGAGGCGTAGGCGTAGTGCAGATCGCCGATCTGCAAAAGCTATTGCACTACATCTGCGAAAACGGGTTCGAGCACCACGTAGCCGCCAACTTCTCGACGACAGCCGCCGCGGTGCACGAAGCGTCCATCCGCTACCTGGGATATCAAATGCACTGGCACGGAAACTAA